The proteins below come from a single Falco rusticolus isolate bFalRus1 chromosome 8, bFalRus1.pri, whole genome shotgun sequence genomic window:
- the NXPH2 gene encoding neurexophilin-2, translating into MVHLRPLPLVVVQGVLHLVFCDANQVVQATDVLDWEDKDAAETLVDNVVHSRIINPLRLFVKPSPVLKHGQVSYSDSIENFWDWLSNITEVQESLARTKRRPIVKTGKFKKMFGWGDFHSNIKTVKLNLLITGKIVDHGNGTFSVYFRHNSTGLGNVSVSLVPPSKVVEFESSPQSTLETKESKSFNCRIEYEKTDRAKKTALCNFDPSKICYQEQTQSHVSWLCSKPFKVICIYIAFYSVDYKLVQKVCPDYNYHSETPYLSSG; encoded by the coding sequence gTATTTTGTGACGCTAATCAAGTCGTACAAGCCACAGACGTGCTGGATTGGGAAGACAAGGATGCTGCAGAGACACTGGTTGACAACGTGGTCCATTCCAGGATCATCAATCCTTTACGCCTGTTTGTTAAGCCATCTCCAGTACTGAAACACGGCCAAGTGTCCTACTCAGACAGCATAGAAAACTTTTGGGATTGGTTGTCCAACATCACGGAGGTTCAGGAATCTCTCGCACGAACTAAACGTAGACCTATAGTAAAAACTGGGaaattcaagaaaatgtttggaTGGGGCGACTTCCACTCTAACATCAAAACTGTTAAGCTGAACCTCCTGATCACAGGGAAAATCGTTGATCACGGCAACGGGACCTTCAGTGTTTATTTCCGACATAACTCCACAGGTCTGGGCAATGTTTCTGTAAGCCTGGTGCCACCTTCCAAGGTGGTTGAGTTTGAATCATCCCCACAGTCAACACTGGAGACCAAGGAATCCAAGTCCTTCAATTGCCGAATCGAGTACGAAAAAACAGACCGCGCTAAAAAAACTGCCTTGTGCAATTTTGACCCTTCAAAGATCTGCTATCAAGAGCAGACCCAAAGCCATGTCTCCTGGTTGTGTTCCAAACCATTTAAAGTCATCTGCATTTACATTGCTTTTTACAGTGTAGACTACAAACTGGTGCAAAAGGTCTGTCCTGATTATAATTACCATAGTGAGACTCCATACTTGTCCTCTGGCTGA